A window of Benincasa hispida cultivar B227 chromosome 9, ASM972705v1, whole genome shotgun sequence genomic DNA:
TTTGGTGGTATCGCCGGCATAATCTCCGGCTACCCACTTGATACTCTTCGAGTAAGGCAACAGCAATCGGTTTCTGGTTCTGCTTTGAAAATATTTCGTAATATTATTGCCAACGATGGGCCTGCTGGTCTTTACAGAGGCATGGCTGCTCCCTTGGCTTCTGTCACTTTCCAGGTCGTCTTATGAATCTTATCCTTCCTTGGCTGTTTCTGTTCTCAATGTCCCTTCAATGGCGGATTGAGATTCAAGGGCAGATACTGATTGATGTTTTTGCATTTACAGAACGCCGCTGTGTTTCAGATCTACGCCGTTCTTTCTCGAGCATTCAACTCCTCTTCCCAATCCAATGGTGACCCTCCAAGTTATAAGGCTGTGGCTTTTGGAGGAGTTGGTACCGGAGCTCTTCAAAGCTTCATCCTGACGCCGGTGGAGCTTGTGAAGATCCGCCTGCAATTGCAGAGTGCAAGCCATGCAGCAACATCACATCAACAactaatttcttcttcttcttcttctcatagAGGTCCATTGAGCGTCGCCAAAAGCATCTGCAAAACAGAAGGATTGAGAGGGATTTACAGAGGACTTACCATAACCATGCTCAGAGATGCACCCGCACATGGCATCTATTTCTGGACATATGAGTGCATGAGAGAGCAGTTTCATCCTGGCTGCCGGAAGACCGGCCAAGAGAGCGTCGGCACAATGCTGGTCGCCGGAGGGCTTGCCGGAGTTGCCAGCTGGGTTTTTTGTTATCCCTTGGATGTATTGAAGACGAGAATTCAAGGTCAGACACAAAGAAAGTACAATGGAATTGTAGATTGTCTTAGCAAAAGTGTGAGAGAAGAGGGTTACAGAGTGCTATGGCGAGGGCTAGGGACAGCAGTTGCCAGAGCATTTGTGGTAAATGGGGCCATTTTTTCTGCTTATGAGATAACTTTGAGGTGTTTATTCAGCAGTGGAAGCAATCAAACACAGCAATAAAGCTCTGATTGCCCACATTTGAATTCCCTCACCTTGTGATTTCTTGTTTTCATGTTCTTTTACACTTCTGGTATAAAATGACATGCTTCAGATTTATACAAAGTTATGCTAAAGCCTTGATTGCCCAATTTATCTAATTTTATATCGCTGATCTTATGTGATGAAAAGTTTGGTTCCGAGAATATTTTATAAGCCCTAAAAGATCAATTTACAAAAATCCAAGACCATAAAAGAAGCCAAATGGTTCCCTTATATTGTCTCCATGAAAGGTAAAAACCCATTGAACAGAAAAGTACAGTACTCTACCATTGAGTTAGCAACTTCAAAAACATATCAATGAAAGAAGAAATGGTAGCGTAAGAAAAACTGTGTAGATATAATCGGAAtcattccttagacaaaggagATTAAATTACAAGAGTTAGTCAAAATATGCccccaaaaaagaaaagttcttaTACCAAACGAAAGTAACTTTTTGAATCACAcataaaaaatgcaatgaaaatGAAACCATCACGTGAGTATAAAGCAAAGATCATGGAAAGAGATAACTAGCTTCGTTCTGCAATTTCTTATTCCATGAAAATCATATCAATTTTCTAGAGTTTCACTGTGATGAATGAAGAATATATTCTAATTCATAGCTATGTATTCTCAACAATTGGGAAGAAGACAGTCAGAAAAATGTACATCTCTGGTTTGAGTCTTTACAGCAGAAGAAGAATATGCTCAGAAACATACTAAAGAATTTGTAAGAAGACGATTATTTACTCTGTTTGGAACAGTTAGGCACCCATTGAAGCAGACAGTTCGATCCGATTCTCATGCGGCGCCAAAACCAAAACTAACCTCCGCCAGAACTTCGGGATTGTTGTAATTCCTCACTGCCTTAATCATTCCCCTTAATCGGTCGCGATGATTAGGGTAGTCGAATATCTCCGATCCCAGAAAGATGCCATCACAACCCAACTGCATCATCAAAGCCGCATCCGCCGGAGTCACGATGCCTCCGGCCGCATAATGGATCGCCGGTAGTCTGCCAAGTTCCTTGGTTTCCTTGACAAGATCATAAGGCGCAGCGATCTTTTTCGAGAAAGCGAAAACCTCATCGTCATTCATGTTATGTAAATATCTAATCTCACCCATCACAGACCTCACATTACGCAACGTCTCCGCAATGTTACCCGAAGAAGACGACATATCCCCTTGAGTCTTCACCATTGCCGCACCTTCCTTTATTCTCCTCAATGCCTCTCCTAGGTTTCGACATCCACAGACGAAATACGAGTCCTTAAACTTGTGCTTGTTGATAAAATTCTGGTCATCCGCAGCCGAAGCTTTGTCGCTCTCATCGAAATGCCTCACACCAACAGAATCAAGAATCTGCGCTTCGACGAAGTGTCCTACGCGGATCTTTACGATTACAGGAATCGAAACAACTTTCTTGATTTCCTTGAATAGTAACGGGTCAGGCATTCGTAAAATGCCTCTATGAATCGGTTCGGAGAGCAAAACACAACACGCACCAGTTTCCTCTGCAATTATCGCATGCTTGATGTCCTTAACTTCCACAATGACTCCGCTACGAATCCGAGCTAGTTCGCTCTCGAAAGAATGTAGACGCCTCTTGACTTCAGAAACGGCAGTGCCGGCGGCGGCAAAGGGTGTGATTGCACTTTCTTCCGCCATTTCCAAAACTTCAAGAAATTGCAAGAATTATAgttgaaagaaagaaattgaacACCGTGAACTAGAAAGAATCAAAAGGCGAAAGGAAGAAGACGAACGAAGAAGAAAGTAAGAAAGTTGGAGAAGATTCAATTGGATTCTTCAGGGTTTCAATTTGCAAAGTTGATGGTGACTGGAAATTATGAATGAATATTTGTAAAGATGGAGGTATATATTTATAGCAACAGAACGCCTGTCAAAACAGTTATAAGAACTTTAAATTTCGAGTCTaacaaaatgtaaatatttcatttttagttgtTTAATTATGAAATCTATGTTCCATATTATGGATTTCAAATTTCTAAAAGAGACACCTGATATTTAGTCCAATTTTAGAGAATTAGCTTAATTGGCATGAGTACGAGTGTAGGGTTGGATGGGAAATTTTTTTACTAAAGCCGAACAAGATCTTCAACCCGATCTTTAAAATTCATCGtcggattattattattttttttaattttttattacattttttattaacttaaaatacttaaatttgtatataacacgtactaataattaaaatttcataaaattcaaatattaaatatctattaCAAACTTCATACAAAtaccataaaaatatatatgaattagaatattttttagttataaatatatatttataatatattagaaatttatgtTGGGTTGAGTCAATTCGAATTTTTAAAAGTGCAACCCGAACCCAATCCAATccgaaaaaacataaaaaaatcaacacaattcaaaccaaaattaaagctaaCCCAACTCATCTATTACAATTAAGGGTAAGATGGTTTAattttcattgcatttttttatATGTGATTCATTTTACCCttaattgtactaaaaaattgagttgtttttaaatataacaaaattagtcaactcatttataaatataacaaaatattgatagacagtgatagaagatagtagtttatcacttatgaatagtgacattttactatattcgAAAACATTTCTagtatttttatcatttaaaacaattatctaaaaaaatagaaaataattacaattttttaatactatttttttagttttcaaattttggtttaattttttaaacatggGTGAAAAGTGGTTAAAAAACCTATAACTAAAAGTAGTATTTATTAAGGGTGTTCGtgagttaggttgggttgggttaaaacaCTTTTTAGATCCAACCCAATTGTTTAGGTTGTAAATTTATTCAACCCAAACAACccttattaaataataaacccaacccaaccctgaAAATTTTGGGTTATGTTGGTTCGGGTTATTCGAGTCAtcattaaaatttttgttttaaaaataaacaacgtgttaaaatgtaaaagaatttggtTTATTATCTTCACGTATTGAAATAAGATtagcaaattaattttaaatatattatgaaacatttattttcatagagttaaaaaaaactatttaaaattatttgtgggtaataaataatctaaaaaaatcACGTAATtagtgaaattaaaataaatataagtatatattattgtattggaagtgaaaaaaatacttttcattATTAATAATGAGTTCAGGTTGACTTGGGTTATTTTGTGTGAATCCATtaatcaacccaacccataaaattttcatttatttgaacacAAATGAATtaataacccaacccaaaccgtatgagttggattgggttaatataattttttgaacactcttaatatttataagtttaatttaaaagatcgttactatatttttaaaaaaattatgcatcaacataactcaattaattaaaGTAAGAagtagatttttaaaaaaaccatgtATGCCCCTTTGTTATATAGGCCCTTTGATGGTGATGGAAGGCTTGAAGCAAAGTTAAGGAAAAATATTCACATCTAAGGATGAGAATGACTTCTTATTTGACTGGCATGGTTGATTTTGTTAAGATATTACATTTGATTAGAGAGTCGATTTAACCTCTCACTCACTTATGACTTATGAAAATGGTAGTGAATGATAGAATATTGAAATGAGATGTATGGTCCTTTTTTCCTTCTAGGTTAGAAGTTTTGAGTGTTGGGTAATAGTTATGTCTGTTAGTCTATCGGAttaatgttataaatttaatatatgtttctgatttattttaacaaattaaaattatctttgttatatttaaaacacTATGAAACACATATTCATTCATTTGTTTTGTATTGGATGTAAATGTTTTTCATAccatcaaaatttattttaaattgttaaaatcatattttcagGTAATTttgaatatacaaaattaataattaaactttttaaaaattcttgCCAAATATGTCCTTATTTACTAATACAAAtgtttttttggttaaaataaaACAGTTACAAAGATTAATCAACGATCTTTGGccatttctttaacaaacatCTATTTTTCTAATGCAAGTAAGTAAGAATATGAGCCGCTACAAACAAAGAGTGAGAATGTAAATTTGAAGATGATGTTTAAGGAAAATAATTAATGACTCAACcaataaattataaaagttaagtgaggttgggaggtcttggtgcttgagAGTTATCTTGCgaagtagagatagattcaagcatttGGTTCGTTTGAGGGTCGGCGATGGACgatcttgttttgtttggtgggatccttTGCTGCCGGGGGATGCGATTTTGGATTCATATGGGACTACGGTGGTTTATGATGCAGGGAGTAGTTTGGAGGCGAGGTTGTCGGAGTTCatggatggtgagggaggttggaggtggcctacAGTGTCTTGGGAGCTTCTTAAGATATGGGGTCTTATTTAGGCAGTGGGACCTAGAGTGAGGGGGAAgattattgggtttgggtgCCGATGCTTGGTCGGTTTTCTATCGCTAATACGTGGTTAGCTGTGAGGGATAGGGTGGGTATgcgggattggttgaggagttggggtgTGTTTTCAGAGGGGGATGCCTTCTGTGTGGGAGAGGTGTGGAGTCAtgggatcatttattttttgagtgtgggtttgggagagaggtgtggtctggTGTGTTGCATCAGTTGGNTGTGAAGGACAGGTTGGGTAAGCGagattggttgaggagttggaGTGTGTTGTCAGAGGGGGGGTGTCTTCTGTGTGGGAGAGGTGTGGAGTCAtgggatcatttattttttgagtgtgggtttgggagagaggtgtggtctggTGTGTTGCGTCAGCTGGGCTTGTCGCATCGGGTGGCGGGTTGGGATgcggagttgagttggttgtgcTGAGTGGGGTCTGGTAAAGAGGTGCGCAGTAAGTTATTCCGTATATTCTAGTGtgcttccatatactacatctggcaggagCGTAATCGACGGCTGCATGGAAGTAGACTGAGGTCGATGTTTGCTCTAGTTCAtcttatggtctctacggttcgtgctcGTGCTACTTCCTAgcgggttgatcttcttggtcttatctagtgtgtttatgaatgttttttctttttgaactttccattgttctttgttttgctATTGTCCCTAGTTTGTGgggttttggtttcttttctcTGGCTTTTCTCCCGGGTGGTTTGCGAGTTTTAGGTTGGTTTTGTTCTGGTCTTGTCTTGTAGGCTTTATTTTGGGTTTTGTTACCCTGTCTTTGCTTATTTACTTGTGCTCTGatgctttgatgccttgatcccggGCTGTGGGATTCCCCttattgttgtataataatatcacctattctaaaaaaaaaaaaaaaagttagttattgtaaaaatattaaccaactattttagtttatttatgcCATTTTCTGGCTATTTTGTCTTATtgttcctatttttttttcatattggtCAACTTTACTTTCAGTGTTCATTTGTATTATCTGTCTTTACTGCACAATCGTTTATATACTATGTATGTATTTAACTTCTAAGAGTAAACAAACTTTAATGTATGTATCACATGTCTAGATATTACTAACTTTATTACACACATTTGTTATTGAGCTTTCCAATGCCTTGTTTTGGAGTGTATTAACTTTCACCATTTAAACTAAAATACATTTTGGTGTACATTATTActcttaacaaataaaatagagaaagaacCCTATTGGTTAAAAATACCCAAAATAGATAATCTCATAGGCATAGATGAATCACATGGGACTAGAAATGTGCCCCTTGATATTATGACTTTTTAATATATGCATTTTGAATCAGTATAATAATGGATAAGAAATCAAAACAAAAGATTATTAGTAGTGTAAACAAAATCTTACTTGATCTAAAAAAAGGTATAATACATGACATATAAGAGTGAAAATAAATCTAACTAAAAAATATCATAGCCTTGTGAAAATAACACTatgctaaaataatttatatatatatatatatcactcaATTACTCaaaaattgagagagagagaaaataaaattttcataaaataaatataaaagctcaattaagaaaaaaaaaaccgggcgtttaaaaaaaactcaaagaaaCGAATTGAAACGTATATAATCCAATGGCTACGTTTCAAAGTCGAACACGTGGCAATCTTACACGCGCCTGGGCCTCACATAATTTGAACGAGAAGGAGAGCGCGGAATGATAAGCTTTTTAAACTTCAATAAGCTCCTCGGGCCCACCACGTGGCATTTAAATTATTGGACAAATTTCAAAATCCCCAACGTATCCCCACCAAAACGCCGTCGTTTAATTCCTTCACCACCGTCACCACCGTCCACCTCCGTACTCCTACCGCCACTCAACGCCTTTACATCCCCACGCACACCCTCTCACGCGCCGGGCGCGTGTCTTTCTCTTCGAAATATTCAAGGCCACTGTCTTTGTCTTTGGCTTTGGCTTTACTCAAACTCTCTCAAAACTCCAACTCTCTCTGCTCTGCTCACACCCACATTCTTACTCATTTAACTTCTTAAAGGGAGCATCTGATTTTGCGATTTGGGATTGTGGTTGGCTCTGATTCAAGCCACTGAGTTGAATCGGATCCGAAATTTGTAATCGGTGTTTGTTTATTTGGGAAGTTTTGTTTTCGGATCGGGTTTAGAGAGATGAACGGAATGGGGAGACAAGGCCAGAGATCTGGAGCAGCTGTGAGGAATCACCAAAGGCAGTACTCCGATGACTATTTGGACGCCTCGTCCAATGGAAGATGGCTTCAAACAGCTGGTCTTCAGTCTCTCTATTCCAATACTTCTGCTCCACAGGTTTAAATTTCTGTTTACCCTTCTGGGTTTTTGTTGCTATGTAGAGCTTGTGCTTGTTTTTTAGTTCAATCGACGAGCTACGTGGAAATGGATGGCATTagtaaaattttccttttccatgTTTATGTTTTCTGTTGGATCCCATTTCGATTAAGAAACTGGATTTTGTAAGTAATGCATCCCCTTGGGTCTCGATTGCTTTTGGCAGTCTGCTAAAACTGAAAGCGTTTTACCCAGGACCTGTAATGatgtctttttacttttatttgttGCTATCTAGATGTGGGGTTGAGCTTCTTTTTATGGGTTGTGTTAATTTTTGTACCGACTGGTTGAAATGATAGGACTATGGTTTTGCTGTCGGTGGGGGAGGGCAAGGATCGAGAATGTATAATAGAAATGCACAGAGGAGCTTTGGTGGGATGAATGAATATTACATGGAGCCATCGACTCCTCCAGGCAATTCACGGCCATCGAGCCAACGCAAAAGTCGCGAGGATTCGCCGAGCGAGTTCAGTCCTGGACTATTGGATCTGCATTCCTTTGATACTGAATTGCTGCCTGAGGTGGAACTAAActcatttccacatttcttGTTACCCTTTTGAATTTATTATCCTTTGTTGTTTTGCCAGAAATGTAGGATGCCGATTTATCATGGGCAATTTGTTTGGATTTTGCTGTTGAATTCTCAGAAAATAACTTGACGATCCATGAGGTCATGGGGTCACAAAGTGAATTTATCTTTTACCTTCAGCTATGTTAGGCCTGCCAATCCTAAACTGATAATGATGGTTACTGATGTTTGTCTGTGCACACAATCCTCTGCATTTAGAACATTAGACTTGAGATCTACTGTTACTTTGAAGCTGATATTAAGTTATTGCCCATATCAAATTAATTCTGTAGCCTGCTATATAATTTTGCCGCAATTCGATTTTAGTTCTATCTAATTGATGACTGGCTATTAAATAAGTGTTGACCTAAGTCCCTGTACTGGAGCTCGGCTCCCGAACCGTATGTGAGCTACCTTGTACGGCTCTTCCTAAGAACTTACAGCCCCACACTTGTGTAGAGTAGATCGTTCAACACCTGTGGTATGCAATTATAGAGACTAGAGAGATGATAGATATAAACTTCTAGTTCCATGTATTTTGGCGCTTTTAGAGCCGAGCTAAAGTTATCTCATATCACTTGTTGGGAGGTTTGAGAAATCTCATAATGTGTTGTCGCGTGCAGGATGGCTTTGACGACTCTGATGTCTTTATTTCAAACAACATCCAGACAAGTAGACCTCAGGATTTGACAGAGAACAATCTCTTGAAAAGTGTGGCAGCAGACAAAGAGAGGGCAAACTCTGTTGCAAAGATCAAAGTTGTTGTATGTTTTCTTCTATGGATGTCTTTATTTTGTTCCCATTTCTAGTTTTTTTATCATGTTTGCTTCCCTAATAtattgttagatgatataaaattaaatttatctttacccattagcttaagcttttgggtcaattgattatttaacatggtatcagagtagGTGGTCCAAGAAGTCCTATGTTTAAACTCCTGCAATATTATTTTCTCcctaattaatattaatttccaCTTGTTGGATCTTCTACATATTTCAAGCCATGAATGAGAGGAATGTTAGATTATATAATACTAAATTTACCTTCGCTCATCAACTTAAGCTTTTgagtcaattggtgatttaacgTATAGAATGCCATACCTTTGCAATTTATATCCATAAGTTGCAACCCTTGATCCGCATTATAATGTGTTTATGTGTATCACAATTTCGGTTAATTGTTTTCCACGGATTGATTTAGTGACGATTCGTTTTCAATTACTACATCTATTTATTAGCTTGTTTGTGTTTGTTGCAGGTGCGTAAAAGGCCACTGAACAAGAAGGAGTTGGCGAAGAATGAGGAAGATATTGTTGAAACAAGTGCTAATTATTTAACAGTTCATGAGACTAAACTCAAGGCGAGCTTTACTACCCAAATACTGCTTTTCATGAGCTTCTGAATTGCAATGCCATAACCGTTTTCATTCTCCATTTCTGGCTAAGCAGGTGGATCTTACAGAATACGTGGAGAAGCATGAGTTTGTCTTTGATGCGGTGCTGAACGAGGAGGTTTCAAATGATGAGGTGAGTATATTACAATTAATTGAATTGGAATGTATAAATTGGCTGAGAAAGAATCATGAGTACTGAAAAAGCTCAATACAAGTTAGGCAtgccttatttttctttttgggatCTAGGTGTACCGGGAGACGGTGGAGCCAATTGTACCCATAATATTTCAACGAACAAAAGCAACCTGCTTTGCATATGGACAAACAGGTGATTTGCTGTTAGTTGGAGATGCTCTTGCTGGCTTGTTTTGTTAAGAAATCTTGGTTTTGTATGTGACAGAAATTTCTCTGTACTTTTtagatgccatcaaattcatGTTTCTAGAATTGAGTTTTGAGGTCTCGTTCTGCTAGCTTTGGAATGTTGTCATGTTATTTCGTTAAGGCTTCATCTTTGGCCCTTTCTATTGTACAGGGAGTGGCAAGACTTTTACCATGAAACCATTGCCTCTGAAAGCGTCCAAGGACATCTTGAGATTGATGCACCATACATACAGGAACCAGGGATTCCACTTGTTTGTGAGCTTCTTTGAAATATATGGAGGAAAGCTATATGATCTTCTCAACGATCGAAAGTAAGTTATTATTCCTTCCCTTCTACCATGCAAAGCAGTTGCTAAGCTTGTTTAGCTAAAGATTTTATGCTGCAGAAAACTTTGCATGAGAGAGGACGGTAAACAACAAGTTTGCATTGTGGGTTTGCAAGAGTATAAAGTATCTGATGTGGAGACCATTGGAGAGCTCATTGAAAAAGGAAATGCCACGAGAAGTACTGGAACAACTGGTGCGAATGAAGAATCCTCTCGTTCTCATGCCATACTCCAGCTTGCTATTAAGAATTCAGTCAGTGGCAAAGAATCAAAGCCGCCTCGCTTGGTTGGAAAACTCTCTTTTATAGATCTTGCAGGAAGTGAACGTGGGGCAGACACCACTGACAACGACAAACAGACAAGGTATAGTTATTCCTCAATCTTCATATTTCTGCATAATTGTTGACACAATTACTTTCTTGACATATTTTGTACTTTAACATAAGTCATTCCTCAATCTTCAAACTGACTGGACCAATTTGATTCCAAGGGaacatttttttatctttccATTTTTTGCTTGCATCCCTAGGAAATAGCATGCG
This region includes:
- the LOC120085235 gene encoding mitochondrial arginine transporter BAC2-like, which produces MDFWPEFLANSWGREFVAGGFGGIAGIISGYPLDTLRVRQQQSVSGSALKIFRNIIANDGPAGLYRGMAAPLASVTFQNAAVFQIYAVLSRAFNSSSQSNGDPPSYKAVAFGGVGTGALQSFILTPVELVKIRLQLQSASHAATSHQQLISSSSSSHRGPLSVAKSICKTEGLRGIYRGLTITMLRDAPAHGIYFWTYECMREQFHPGCRKTGQESVGTMLVAGGLAGVASWVFCYPLDVLKTRIQGQTQRKYNGIVDCLSKSVREEGYRVLWRGLGTAVARAFVVNGAIFSAYEITLRCLFSSGSNQTQQ
- the LOC120085236 gene encoding pyridoxal 5'-phosphate synthase-like subunit PDX1.2 isoform X2, whose amino-acid sequence is MAEESAITPFAAAGTAVSEVKRRLHSFESELARIRSGVIVEVKDIKHAIIAEETGACCVLLSEPIHRGILRMPDPLLFKEIKKVVSIPVIVKIRVGHFVEAQILDSVGVRHFDESDKASAADDQNFINKHKFKDSYFVCGCRNLGEALRRIKEGAAMVKTQGDMSSSSGNIAETLRNVRSVMGEIRYLHNMNDDEVFAFSKKIAAPYDLVKETKELGRLPAIHYAAGGIVTPADAALMMQLGCDGIFLGSEIFDYPNHRDRLRGMIKAVRNYNNPEVLAEG
- the LOC120085236 gene encoding pyridoxal 5'-phosphate synthase-like subunit PDX1.2 isoform X1 codes for the protein MAEESAITPFAAAGTAVSEVKRRLHSFESELARIRSGVIVEVKDIKHAIIAEETGACCVLLSEPIHRGILRMPDPLLFKEIKKVVSIPVIVKIRVGHFVEAQILDSVGVRHFDESDKASAADDQNFINKHKFKDSYFVCGCRNLGEALRRIKEGAAMVKTQGDMSSSSGNIAETLRNVRSVMGEIRYLHNMNDDEVFAFSKKIAAPYDLVKETKELGRLPAIHYAAGGIVTPADAALMMQLGCDGIFLGSEIFDYPNHRDRLRGMIKAVRNYNNPEVLAEVSFGFGAA
- the LOC120086940 gene encoding kinesin-like protein KIN-13B; protein product: MNGMGRQGQRSGAAVRNHQRQYSDDYLDASSNGRWLQTAGLQSLYSNTSAPQDYGFAVGGGGQGSRMYNRNAQRSFGGMNEYYMEPSTPPGNSRPSSQRKSREDSPSEFSPGLLDLHSFDTELLPEDGFDDSDVFISNNIQTSRPQDLTENNLLKSVAADKERANSVAKIKVVVRKRPLNKKELAKNEEDIVETSANYLTVHETKLKVDLTEYVEKHEFVFDAVLNEEVSNDEVYRETVEPIVPIIFQRTKATCFAYGQTGSGKTFTMKPLPLKASKDILRLMHHTYRNQGFHLFVSFFEIYGGKLYDLLNDRKKLCMREDGKQQVCIVGLQEYKVSDVETIGELIEKGNATRSTGTTGANEESSRSHAILQLAIKNSVSGKESKPPRLVGKLSFIDLAGSERGADTTDNDKQTRIEGAEINKSLLALKECIRALDNDQGHIPFRGSKLTEVLRDSFVGNSRTVMISCISPSSGSSEHTLNTLRYADRVKSLSKGNNVKKDTFSSTLNLKESTTGPLTSALPSGTMFENEPAWVGRNEREEVDTSEEIFEQRKPSWKKNGKLEPFRTSVAVENVHKSNNQPKWKDMPKADSHNSNSDDDLNELLQEEEDLISAHRRQVEETMNIVRMEMNLLVEADQPGNHLDGYISRLNAILSQKAAAIYQLQNHLVHFQKRLKEHNVLISSSD